A genomic segment from Comamonas terrigena NBRC 13299 encodes:
- a CDS encoding YbeD family protein, whose translation MTDNSTPDEQDPRKDSLIEYPSLFPIKVMGIKTDGLVHAITKVAEEFDPQFDASTVELRPSSTGKYLGVTITVTATSREQLDNLYRALTSHPMVKVVL comes from the coding sequence ATGACTGACAACAGCACGCCAGACGAACAGGATCCGCGCAAGGATTCGCTGATCGAATACCCCTCGCTTTTCCCCATCAAGGTGATGGGCATCAAGACGGACGGCCTCGTTCACGCCATCACCAAGGTGGCCGAAGAGTTCGACCCCCAGTTCGACGCCTCCACCGTGGAACTGCGCCCGAGCAGCACCGGCAAGTACCTGGGCGTGACCATCACCGTCACGGCCACCAGCCGCGAGCAGCTGGACAACCTCTACCGCGCCCTGACCTCCCACCCCATGGTCAAGGTGGTGCTGTGA
- a CDS encoding GNAT family N-acetyltransferase produces the protein MDKPTVALLLAESPHDLEAVRLLFAEYAGGLGIDLEFQDFERELATLPGDYAAPRGGLLLAHVDGALAGCCALRPLDTSDYPNAAEMKRLYVRKAFRGFGLGRELAEAALNAARQMGYDHVLLDTLDDMESARALYTELGFESIPPYYHNPIAGAHYLKASIA, from the coding sequence GTGGACAAGCCCACCGTGGCCCTGTTGCTGGCCGAATCCCCGCACGATCTGGAGGCTGTGCGCCTGTTGTTTGCGGAATATGCCGGCGGCCTGGGCATTGACCTGGAATTCCAGGATTTCGAACGCGAACTCGCCACCCTGCCCGGCGACTACGCTGCGCCCCGCGGGGGCTTGCTGCTGGCCCATGTGGATGGCGCCCTGGCCGGTTGCTGCGCACTGCGCCCGCTCGATACCAGCGACTACCCCAACGCCGCCGAAATGAAGCGCCTGTATGTGCGCAAGGCCTTCCGCGGCTTTGGCCTGGGCCGTGAACTGGCCGAAGCCGCCCTCAATGCGGCGCGCCAGATGGGCTATGACCATGTGCTGCTGGACACCCTGGACGACATGGAATCCGCCCGCGCGCTCTACACCGAGCTCGGCTTTGAAAGCATTCCGCCCTACTACCACAACCCCATCGCCGGGGCCCATTATCTGAAGGCCAGCATCGCCTAG
- the ptsP gene encoding phosphoenolpyruvate--protein phosphotransferase has product MTFAIHGLAVSRGIAIGRAVVVASSRMEVRHYFIQPEQVESEIARTRAARNAVVAELSRLLESMPVDAPGEVAALLEVHLMLLQDELMVNGVKQWITERLYNAEWALTTQLEVISRQFDEMEDDYLRERKSDMEQVVERILRHMRGVASPVSPEACAAKPRRAPDAQQTLSDDMTDAPLVLVAQDLSPADMLQFKRSVFEGFVTAVGGKTSHTAIVARSMDIPAVVGARAASQLVRQDDWVIIDGDAGILIVDPSPIVLEEYQFRRRQMLLERERLTRLRHTPAQTLDGQTIELLANIEQPEDSPAVVKAGAVGVGLFRSEFLFMGRGGKLPGEEEQYQAYRAALEGLEGMPLTIRTIDVGADKPLEGKINASLNPALGLRAIRWSLAEPVMFRTQLRAILRAAAHGKVNMLFPMVAHRSEITQILAQLRLAQSELDARGVAYGKVELGAMIEIPAAALMVRTFLQYFDFLSIGTNDLIQYTLAIDRADEAVAELYDPLHPAVLQLVAQVIREANAAGKSVCVCGEMAGDVAFTKLLLGLGLRSFSMHPAQVLAVKQEVLRTDTRKLHDWAQAVLDADDPTAALQQTADSLTSLAAVVPAMR; this is encoded by the coding sequence ATGACGTTCGCTATCCATGGCCTGGCCGTTTCCCGGGGAATTGCCATTGGACGCGCCGTCGTGGTGGCCTCCAGCCGCATGGAGGTGCGGCACTATTTCATCCAGCCCGAGCAGGTGGAGAGCGAAATCGCCCGCACCCGCGCTGCGCGCAATGCGGTGGTCGCCGAGCTGTCGCGCCTGCTGGAGAGCATGCCGGTGGATGCCCCCGGTGAAGTGGCAGCCCTGCTGGAAGTGCACCTGATGCTGCTGCAGGACGAGCTGATGGTCAACGGCGTCAAGCAGTGGATCACCGAGCGCCTGTACAACGCCGAATGGGCGCTGACCACGCAGCTGGAGGTGATCTCGCGCCAGTTCGACGAGATGGAGGACGACTACCTGCGCGAGCGCAAGTCCGATATGGAGCAGGTGGTCGAGCGCATCCTGCGCCACATGCGCGGCGTGGCCAGCCCGGTCTCGCCCGAGGCCTGCGCCGCCAAACCCCGGCGTGCCCCCGATGCGCAGCAGACACTGTCCGACGACATGACCGATGCCCCGCTGGTGCTGGTGGCCCAGGATCTGTCGCCGGCCGACATGCTGCAGTTCAAGCGCAGCGTGTTCGAAGGCTTTGTGACCGCCGTGGGCGGCAAGACCAGCCACACCGCCATCGTGGCGCGCAGCATGGACATTCCCGCCGTGGTGGGCGCACGCGCCGCCAGCCAATTGGTGCGCCAGGACGACTGGGTCATCATCGACGGTGACGCCGGCATCCTGATCGTCGATCCGTCGCCCATCGTGCTGGAGGAATACCAGTTCCGTCGCCGCCAGATGCTGCTGGAGCGCGAGCGCCTGACCCGTTTGCGGCACACCCCGGCGCAGACGCTGGATGGCCAGACGATCGAGCTGCTGGCCAACATCGAGCAGCCCGAGGACAGCCCCGCCGTGGTCAAGGCCGGCGCCGTGGGCGTGGGGCTGTTTCGCAGCGAATTCCTGTTTATGGGCCGGGGCGGAAAGCTCCCCGGCGAAGAAGAGCAATACCAGGCCTACCGCGCCGCGCTGGAAGGGTTGGAAGGCATGCCGCTGACCATCCGCACCATCGATGTGGGGGCGGACAAGCCGCTCGAAGGCAAGATCAATGCCTCGCTCAACCCGGCGCTGGGCCTGCGCGCCATCCGCTGGAGCCTGGCCGAGCCGGTGATGTTCCGCACCCAGCTGCGTGCCATCCTGCGCGCAGCGGCCCATGGCAAGGTGAACATGCTGTTCCCCATGGTGGCGCACCGCAGCGAGATCACGCAGATCCTGGCCCAGCTGCGGCTGGCCCAGTCCGAGCTGGACGCGCGCGGTGTGGCCTACGGCAAGGTGGAGCTGGGCGCGATGATCGAGATCCCGGCGGCGGCGCTGATGGTGCGCACCTTTTTGCAGTACTTTGACTTTCTGTCCATCGGCACCAACGACCTGATCCAGTACACGCTGGCCATCGACCGCGCCGACGAGGCCGTGGCCGAGCTGTACGACCCACTGCATCCGGCCGTGCTGCAACTGGTGGCCCAGGTGATCCGCGAGGCCAATGCCGCCGGCAAAAGCGTCTGCGTGTGCGGCGAGATGGCGGGCGATGTGGCGTTCACCAAGCTGCTGCTGGGCCTGGGACTGCGCAGCTTTTCCATGCACCCGGCGCAGGTGCTGGCGGTCAAGCAGGAAGTGCTGCGCACCGACACCCGCAAGCTGCATGACTGGGCGCAGGCGGTGCTGGATGCCGACGATCCGACGGCGGCGCTGCAGCAGACCGCAGACAGTCTGACGTCGCTGGCGGCGGTGGTGCCGGCGATGCGCTGA
- a CDS encoding c-type cytochrome — protein sequence MKKILPALLVAASAALLAAPASAQFAKSEDAIKYRQGALFVMSQHFGRLGAMANGKAPFDAKVAQENAAVLETMVKLPWAAFGDGTEGGKAKPEVWKEKAKFTEHADKFQAESAKLVAAAKTGDLAQLKNAFGPAAQSCKACHDAFRNR from the coding sequence ATGAAGAAGATCCTGCCTGCGCTGCTGGTGGCGGCCTCGGCGGCGCTGTTGGCTGCGCCTGCCTCGGCCCAGTTTGCCAAAAGCGAAGACGCCATCAAATACCGCCAGGGCGCTTTGTTCGTGATGAGCCAGCATTTCGGCCGCCTGGGCGCCATGGCGAACGGCAAAGCGCCTTTTGATGCGAAAGTGGCGCAAGAGAACGCCGCGGTGCTGGAAACCATGGTCAAGTTGCCGTGGGCGGCCTTCGGTGACGGCACGGAAGGCGGCAAGGCCAAGCCCGAGGTGTGGAAGGAGAAGGCCAAGTTCACGGAACATGCCGACAAGTTCCAGGCAGAAAGCGCCAAGCTGGTGGCTGCGGCCAAGACCGGGGATCTGGCGCAGCTGAAGAATGCCTTCGGCCCTGCCGCACAGTCCTGCAAGGCCTGCCACGACGCGTTCCGCAACCGTTGA
- a CDS encoding flagellin codes for MLSLHTNAAALSTQNSLGNTNKALSTSMTRLGTGYRVNSAMDDAAGLQIATRLEAQTRGMSVAQKNTQNGISLLQTGEGALAEVNNMILRMKDLATEAANATSTDADKTAMQAEFTALSAEIDNIMANTKFGGQALFSAAGTFTAASTFQIGASNSETYAFNASTDLTALNTAITNLKAGAVSGTTANAAINLADLASAAVGTLRSSFGAAANRLEHVYNNLGNMIQNTEASKGRIMDVDYATETSNMTSKQMLMQASTAMLKQSSSMSQMVASLLQ; via the coding sequence ATGCTGAGCCTGCACACCAACGCCGCTGCCCTGAGCACCCAAAATTCCCTGGGCAACACCAACAAGGCCCTGTCCACTTCCATGACCCGCCTGGGTACCGGCTACCGCGTCAACTCCGCCATGGACGACGCTGCCGGCCTGCAGATCGCAACCCGCCTGGAAGCCCAAACCCGCGGCATGTCCGTGGCCCAGAAGAACACCCAGAACGGCATCTCCCTGCTCCAAACCGGTGAAGGCGCCCTGGCCGAAGTCAACAACATGATCCTGCGCATGAAGGATCTGGCCACCGAGGCAGCCAACGCCACCTCCACCGATGCCGACAAGACCGCCATGCAGGCTGAATTCACGGCACTGTCCGCTGAAATCGACAACATCATGGCCAACACCAAGTTCGGTGGCCAGGCACTGTTCTCCGCTGCAGGCACCTTCACTGCCGCTTCGACCTTCCAGATCGGCGCTTCGAACTCCGAAACCTATGCGTTCAACGCTTCGACCGATCTGACGGCACTGAACACCGCCATCACCAACCTGAAGGCTGGCGCCGTGAGCGGCACCACCGCCAACGCCGCCATCAACCTGGCTGACCTCGCTTCGGCTGCCGTGGGCACGCTGCGCTCCTCCTTCGGTGCCGCCGCCAACCGCCTGGAACACGTGTACAACAACCTGGGCAACATGATCCAGAACACCGAAGCCTCCAAGGGCCGCATCATGGACGTGGACTACGCCACCGAAACCTCGAACATGACCAGCAAGCAAATGCTGATGCAAGCTTCCACCGCCATGCTGAAGCAATCCTCCAGCATGAGCCAGATGGTGGCTTCGCTGCTGCAATAA
- a CDS encoding HPr family phosphocarrier protein: MIQTTVTISNKLGLHARASAKLTKLAGSFPCEVWLSRGERRVNAKSIMGVMMLAAGLGAEVVLETDGEQEQQASDALLALINDKFGEGQ; encoded by the coding sequence ATGATTCAGACCACAGTCACCATCAGCAATAAGTTGGGCCTGCACGCCCGAGCTTCCGCCAAGCTCACCAAACTGGCGGGCAGTTTCCCTTGCGAAGTCTGGCTCTCGCGCGGCGAGCGCCGTGTCAACGCCAAAAGCATCATGGGCGTGATGATGCTGGCCGCCGGTCTGGGGGCCGAGGTGGTGCTGGAAACCGATGGCGAGCAGGAGCAGCAGGCCTCGGACGCATTGCTGGCCTTGATCAACGACAAGTTCGGAGAAGGTCAGTAA
- the lipA gene encoding lipoyl synthase, producing MSSNEVVREAQSAENYNPLAKQKAAAKLARIPVKVEQAEVLKKPEWIRVKAGSPTTRFYEIKDILRSNKLHTVCEEASCPNIGECFGKGTATFMIMGDKCTRRCPFCDVGHGRPDPLDKDEPLNLARTIAALKLNYVVITSVDRDDLRDGGSGHFVECIQNIRALSPTTQIEILVPDFRGRDDRALEILTSAPPDVMNHNLETAPRLYKEARPGSDYQFSLNLLKKFKALHPKVPTKSGIMVGLGETDEEILQVMRDMRAHNIDMLTIGQYLAPTNSHLPVRRYVHPDTFKMFEEEAYKMGFTHAAVGAMVRSSYHADQQAHAAGV from the coding sequence ATGAGCAGCAACGAAGTCGTGCGCGAAGCGCAGTCCGCCGAAAACTACAACCCGCTGGCCAAGCAGAAGGCGGCCGCCAAGCTGGCGCGCATCCCCGTCAAGGTGGAGCAGGCCGAAGTGCTGAAGAAGCCCGAGTGGATCCGCGTCAAGGCCGGCAGCCCGACCACGCGCTTCTACGAGATCAAGGACATTCTGCGCAGCAACAAGCTGCACACGGTCTGCGAGGAAGCCAGTTGCCCCAATATCGGCGAATGCTTCGGCAAGGGCACGGCCACCTTCATGATCATGGGCGACAAGTGCACCCGCCGCTGCCCGTTCTGCGACGTGGGCCATGGCCGCCCCGACCCGCTGGACAAGGACGAGCCGCTGAACCTGGCGCGCACCATTGCCGCCCTGAAGCTGAACTATGTGGTGATCACCAGCGTGGACCGCGACGACCTGCGCGACGGCGGCTCGGGCCACTTTGTGGAATGCATCCAGAACATCCGCGCCCTGTCACCCACCACGCAGATCGAAATCCTGGTGCCCGACTTCCGCGGCCGCGATGACCGCGCGCTGGAAATCCTGACCTCGGCACCGCCCGATGTGATGAACCACAACCTGGAAACCGCGCCCCGCCTGTACAAGGAAGCACGCCCGGGTTCGGACTACCAGTTCAGCCTGAACCTGCTCAAGAAGTTCAAGGCGCTGCACCCCAAGGTGCCCACCAAGAGCGGCATCATGGTCGGCCTGGGCGAGACGGACGAGGAAATCCTGCAGGTGATGCGCGACATGCGCGCCCACAACATCGACATGCTGACCATCGGCCAGTACCTGGCGCCCACCAACAGCCACCTGCCAGTGCGCCGCTATGTGCACCCGGACACCTTCAAGATGTTCGAGGAGGAGGCCTACAAGATGGGCTTCACGCACGCCGCCGTGGGCGCCATGGTGCGCTCCAGCTACCACGCCGACCAGCAGGCCCACGCCGCCGGCGTGTAA
- a CDS encoding cytochrome b/b6 domain-containing protein, with protein sequence MSNATTRIWDLPTRLFHWLLAACVIALVVTAKVGGNAMEWHLRLGHVVLALLVFRILWGVVGGHWSRFATFIPGPARLLRYLRQAAADTTVGHNPLGALSVLALLLVLGLQVGTGLLSDDEIAFAGPLTRFVGGDTVAWATGWHKDWGQWLLLGLLALHLCAVAFYAVVRRKPLVQAMLHGNQPAPAGTAASRDGLAARLLALLLIAACAAAAWWVYGLGSTPGF encoded by the coding sequence ATGAGCAATGCAACCACCCGCATCTGGGACCTTCCCACCCGCTTGTTCCACTGGCTGCTGGCGGCCTGCGTGATCGCCCTGGTGGTCACTGCCAAAGTCGGCGGCAATGCCATGGAATGGCACCTGCGCCTGGGCCACGTGGTGCTGGCCCTGCTGGTGTTTCGCATCCTCTGGGGCGTGGTGGGCGGCCACTGGTCACGCTTTGCCACCTTCATTCCCGGGCCCGCGCGCCTGCTGCGCTACCTGCGCCAGGCGGCGGCCGACACCACGGTCGGCCACAACCCGCTGGGAGCGCTGTCGGTGCTGGCCCTGCTGCTGGTGCTGGGGCTGCAGGTGGGCACCGGCCTGCTCAGCGACGATGAAATTGCCTTTGCCGGACCACTGACGCGCTTTGTCGGTGGCGACACCGTCGCCTGGGCCACCGGCTGGCACAAGGACTGGGGCCAGTGGCTGCTGCTGGGCCTGCTGGCCCTGCACCTGTGCGCCGTCGCTTTCTATGCCGTGGTGCGCCGCAAGCCCCTGGTGCAGGCCATGCTGCACGGCAACCAGCCTGCCCCCGCCGGCACCGCCGCTTCTCGCGACGGATTGGCCGCCCGGCTGCTGGCCCTGCTGCTGATCGCGGCCTGCGCCGCGGCGGCCTGGTGGGTCTACGGCCTGGGCAGCACACCCGGTTTCTGA
- a CDS encoding PTS sugar transporter subunit IIA yields MKPVRILLIAHAPLAHALREAALHVFNDCGGDVLALDVQAHAEPEDTLQKARALLPAQSEDGPLLVLTDVFGATPSNVALRLVEGRNARVVTGVNLPMLLRAWCYRAESLENLAARAQAGGTQGIMLAGGGSAPQNQRPRLHHDSDHSHHQQ; encoded by the coding sequence ATGAAACCTGTTCGCATCCTCCTCATTGCCCACGCGCCGCTGGCGCACGCCTTGCGCGAAGCGGCACTGCATGTCTTCAATGACTGTGGTGGCGATGTGCTGGCGCTGGACGTGCAGGCGCATGCCGAACCCGAAGACACCCTTCAGAAAGCGCGGGCCCTGCTGCCGGCGCAGTCCGAGGATGGACCCCTGCTGGTGCTGACCGACGTCTTTGGCGCCACCCCCAGCAATGTCGCCCTGCGCCTGGTGGAAGGCCGCAATGCACGCGTGGTGACCGGGGTGAACCTGCCCATGCTGCTGCGTGCCTGGTGCTATCGCGCGGAGTCTTTGGAAAACCTGGCCGCCCGTGCGCAAGCCGGCGGCACGCAAGGCATCATGCTGGCAGGTGGTGGCAGCGCGCCCCAAAACCAGCGTCCCCGTTTGCACCATGATTCAGACCACAGTCACCATCAGCAATAA
- the lipB gene encoding lipoyl(octanoyl) transferase LipB, whose product MQEFTRTRTAHTPDQLWICEHPATFTQGLAGKSDHLLHTGDIPVVATNRGGQVTYHGPGQVVAYPLLDLQRLGYFVKEYVYRLEEAAIRTLDHFGVTGHRVAGAPGIYVRLDDPRSHARLEQRPQLRAPGSAAPEPDFTGLGKIAALGIKVSRHCSYHGLALNVDMDLEPYSRINPCGYAGLPTVDLSTIGIQTTWDEVAHVLGHQLIARLAP is encoded by the coding sequence ATGCAGGAATTCACGCGCACACGCACTGCGCACACACCTGACCAGCTCTGGATCTGCGAGCATCCCGCCACCTTCACCCAGGGTTTGGCCGGCAAATCCGACCATCTGTTGCATACAGGCGACATTCCGGTGGTGGCCACCAACCGCGGCGGCCAGGTGACCTACCACGGACCGGGACAGGTCGTGGCCTATCCGCTCCTGGATCTGCAGCGCCTGGGCTATTTCGTCAAGGAATATGTCTACCGCCTGGAAGAGGCCGCCATCCGCACGCTGGACCACTTCGGCGTGACCGGCCACCGTGTGGCCGGCGCCCCCGGTATCTATGTGCGCCTGGACGACCCGCGCAGCCACGCCCGGCTGGAACAGCGCCCCCAGCTGCGCGCGCCCGGCAGCGCCGCGCCCGAACCCGATTTCACCGGCCTGGGCAAGATTGCCGCCCTGGGCATCAAGGTCAGCCGCCACTGCAGCTACCACGGTCTGGCGCTGAACGTGGACATGGACCTGGAGCCCTACTCCCGCATCAACCCTTGCGGCTATGCAGGGCTGCCCACAGTGGACCTTTCTACAATAGGCATCCAGACAACCTGGGACGAGGTTGCCCACGTGCTCGGCCACCAGCTGATCGCCCGCCTCGCCCCCTGA
- a CDS encoding TlpA disulfide reductase family protein — protein sequence MAIKHWMAGVALAAFAGLGAYVFWGGHSAAAPQSSFVLLDGSTRTTEDLKGKVTLVNFWATSCTTCVAEMPEIIKTYDKYKDKGYDTLAVAMSYDPPSYVVNFVQSRQLPFKVALDNTGAAAKAWGDIRITPTTYIVNKRGEIVKTYVGAPDFAELHKLIEKLLAEA from the coding sequence ATGGCAATCAAACATTGGATGGCAGGCGTGGCGCTTGCCGCATTCGCAGGCCTGGGGGCCTATGTGTTCTGGGGCGGTCACAGCGCGGCTGCGCCGCAGTCGTCCTTTGTGCTGCTCGACGGTAGCACCCGCACCACCGAAGACCTCAAGGGCAAAGTGACGCTGGTGAACTTCTGGGCCACCAGTTGCACCACCTGCGTGGCGGAAATGCCCGAGATCATCAAGACCTACGACAAGTACAAGGACAAGGGCTACGACACCCTGGCCGTGGCCATGAGCTACGACCCCCCCAGCTATGTGGTGAACTTTGTCCAGTCGCGCCAGCTGCCCTTCAAGGTGGCGCTGGACAACACCGGTGCCGCCGCCAAGGCCTGGGGCGATATCCGCATCACGCCCACCACCTACATCGTCAACAAGCGCGGCGAGATCGTGAAGACCTATGTCGGCGCCCCCGACTTTGCCGAGCTGCACAAGCTGATCGAAAAGCTGCTGGCCGAGGCCTGA
- a CDS encoding PilZ domain-containing protein has protein sequence MQLESVAAPAAVDLSYYRLSTPVAVQQVLESLQRQQAVMTLLADVPDAYAVQDAGGRPCGMAVLSQVDAEQQRLVMEVSGALLPLPAAVLVVAHLPGSVRTQWELQAQWAELSHGRWQLQAPWPNQVLQHQRRRHPRLQLPLGQRYEASFMFGQRHCVLHMDDLSQGGVALRGTRSETSMLFMGRKISKVVLDLGSGVQVQVDLTVRSRRSYKSFLLGEQVMVGCSLEGMTDEVQTALARIMQERGV, from the coding sequence ATGCAGTTGGAATCAGTTGCGGCTCCAGCCGCTGTCGATCTGTCGTATTACCGCTTGAGTACACCGGTTGCTGTGCAGCAGGTGCTGGAGTCATTGCAACGCCAGCAGGCGGTGATGACCTTGCTGGCCGATGTGCCCGATGCCTATGCGGTGCAGGATGCCGGGGGCCGGCCTTGCGGCATGGCCGTGCTGAGCCAGGTGGATGCGGAGCAGCAGCGCCTGGTGATGGAGGTGTCCGGTGCCTTGTTGCCCCTGCCCGCGGCGGTGCTGGTGGTGGCCCATTTGCCTGGCAGCGTGCGCACGCAGTGGGAGCTGCAGGCACAGTGGGCAGAGCTGTCGCATGGCCGCTGGCAGCTGCAGGCGCCCTGGCCAAACCAGGTCCTGCAGCACCAGCGCCGGCGCCACCCGCGGCTGCAGCTGCCGCTGGGCCAGCGTTACGAAGCCAGCTTCATGTTCGGGCAGCGCCATTGCGTGCTGCACATGGATGACCTCAGCCAAGGCGGGGTGGCCTTGCGTGGCACGCGCAGCGAAACGTCCATGCTGTTCATGGGACGCAAGATCAGCAAGGTGGTGCTGGATCTGGGCAGCGGCGTGCAGGTGCAGGTGGATCTGACTGTGCGCTCGCGGCGCAGCTACAAATCCTTTTTGCTGGGCGAGCAGGTCATGGTGGGCTGCAGCCTGGAAGGCATGACCGACGAGGTGCAGACCGCGCTGGCGCGCATCATGCAGGAGCGCGGGGTCTAG